In Streptomyces sp. DG2A-72, one genomic interval encodes:
- a CDS encoding DUF1996 domain-containing protein produces the protein MGRNTRKRRTPLATKAIAASAALALGGGGLIWANFYASAHEENSYGNQTRSAGAQVATINCPDVGQELNDVPEGARSGVAKELALLDQQITDAYSRLASTRQAQAGDTGFVNNAILGPLKSKRVATLDRIGININRVGGKAPQGLDQLAECQGVPAEQPETNDGNGGDQNNDGQDQGQDQGDGQDQGDGQDQGQDNGLDPVPEGNGGQAGNGPVADDFVNIEDVQPGSRNLPNGLAANGDTGSTGTFTTECGTNANNLFNSDNIIVAPGVDNGAHHTHDYVGNQGNNAFASDDDLANAETTCQNQADKSTYYWPVLRLQDGTDEFDANDAGGGAEGNVGTILEASQAEIKFVGNKQSDVVAMPKFLRIITGDAKAFTNGLANANTSFSCTGFEDRQATDKYVICPEGSSVVRTSNFQSCWDGQNIDSANHRDHVAFVQEDGSCANGFQAIPQLQIRLVYDVPAPTVENGQVQNAYAVDGFPEQLHKPITDHNDFINVMDEDLMNQVVECINSGQECQ, from the coding sequence ATGGGACGCAACACACGAAAACGCCGTACGCCGCTGGCCACCAAGGCCATAGCCGCATCGGCGGCCCTAGCGCTCGGTGGGGGCGGGCTGATCTGGGCCAACTTCTATGCCTCTGCGCATGAGGAGAACTCATACGGAAACCAGACCAGGTCGGCCGGCGCCCAAGTCGCGACGATCAACTGCCCTGACGTCGGTCAGGAGCTGAACGACGTGCCCGAGGGTGCGCGCTCCGGCGTCGCCAAGGAGCTGGCGCTGCTCGACCAGCAGATCACGGACGCCTACTCGCGTCTCGCCTCGACGCGCCAGGCCCAGGCAGGGGACACGGGCTTCGTCAACAACGCCATCCTCGGCCCGCTGAAGTCCAAGCGGGTCGCCACGCTCGACCGGATCGGCATCAACATCAACCGCGTCGGCGGCAAGGCTCCGCAGGGTCTCGACCAGCTCGCCGAGTGCCAGGGCGTCCCGGCCGAACAGCCGGAGACCAACGACGGCAACGGCGGGGACCAGAACAACGACGGTCAGGACCAGGGCCAGGACCAGGGCGACGGTCAGGACCAAGGTGATGGTCAGGACCAGGGCCAGGACAACGGTCTGGACCCGGTACCCGAGGGCAACGGAGGTCAGGCCGGCAACGGCCCGGTGGCCGACGACTTCGTCAACATCGAGGACGTCCAACCGGGCTCCCGCAACCTGCCGAACGGTCTGGCCGCGAACGGGGACACCGGTTCCACCGGTACCTTCACTACAGAGTGCGGTACCAACGCGAACAACCTGTTCAACAGCGACAACATCATCGTCGCCCCAGGTGTCGACAACGGCGCGCACCACACGCACGACTACGTCGGCAACCAGGGCAACAACGCCTTCGCCAGCGACGATGACCTGGCCAACGCCGAAACCACGTGCCAGAACCAGGCCGACAAGTCCACCTACTACTGGCCGGTGCTCAGGCTCCAGGACGGCACCGACGAGTTCGACGCCAACGACGCGGGCGGTGGCGCCGAAGGCAACGTTGGCACGATCCTGGAGGCCAGCCAGGCGGAGATCAAGTTCGTCGGCAACAAGCAGAGCGACGTCGTCGCGATGCCGAAGTTCCTGCGCATCATCACCGGTGACGCCAAGGCCTTCACCAACGGTCTCGCGAACGCCAACACCTCGTTCAGCTGCACCGGCTTCGAGGACCGGCAGGCGACGGACAAGTACGTGATCTGCCCCGAGGGCAGCTCGGTCGTGCGGACGTCCAACTTCCAGAGCTGCTGGGACGGCCAGAACATCGACAGCGCCAACCACCGTGACCACGTGGCGTTCGTCCAGGAAGACGGCAGCTGCGCGAACGGCTTCCAGGCCATCCCACAGCTCCAGATCCGCCTGGTGTACGACGTGCCGGCCCCGACCGTCGAGAACGGTCAGGTGCAGAACGCGTACGCGGTGGACGGGTTCCCGGAGCAGTTGCACAAGCCGATCACCGACCACAACGACTTCATCAACGTCATGGACGAGGACTTGATGAACCAGGTGGTCGAGTGCATCAACTCCGGCCAGGAATGCCAGTAG
- a CDS encoding response regulator transcription factor, producing MRVVLAEDLFLLRDGLVRLLQAYDFEIAAAVETGPELARALAELEPDVAVVDVRLPPTHTDEGLQCALQARRDRPGLPVLVLSQHVEQLYARELLADGSGAVGYLLKDRVFDADQFVDAVRRVAAGGTAMDPQVIQQLLSRREADDRPLGRLTAREREVLELMAQGRSNAAIAAQLVVTERAIAKHTSNIFAKLGLEVSDDDNRRVLAVLAYLDHGH from the coding sequence TTGCGCGTTGTCCTAGCCGAAGACCTGTTCCTGCTGCGCGACGGACTGGTCCGGCTGTTGCAGGCCTACGACTTCGAGATCGCCGCGGCCGTCGAGACGGGCCCCGAGCTGGCCCGCGCGCTGGCCGAGCTGGAGCCGGACGTCGCCGTCGTCGACGTACGCCTGCCGCCGACCCACACCGACGAGGGCCTGCAGTGCGCGCTCCAGGCCCGGCGGGACAGACCCGGGCTGCCGGTGCTGGTGCTCTCCCAGCACGTGGAGCAGCTGTACGCGCGTGAGCTGCTCGCCGACGGCAGCGGCGCGGTCGGGTATCTGCTGAAGGACCGGGTGTTCGACGCGGATCAGTTCGTGGACGCCGTACGACGGGTCGCGGCGGGCGGTACGGCGATGGACCCGCAGGTGATCCAGCAGCTGCTGTCGCGGCGGGAGGCCGACGACCGGCCGCTGGGGCGGCTCACGGCCCGTGAGCGGGAGGTGCTGGAGCTGATGGCGCAGGGCCGCTCGAACGCGGCGATCGCGGCGCAGCTCGTGGTGACCGAGCGGGCGATCGCCAAACACACCTCAAATATCTTCGCGAAGCTGGGACTCGAGGTTTCGGACGACGACAACCGCCGTGTCCTGGCGGTTCTCGCCTATCTGGACCACGGACACTGA
- a CDS encoding sensor domain-containing protein, translating into MDIDTSTTNDAARSGARGMGLAAVRGLGLSLVVLPGAILCYVLAVVSIALIPIGVGIVTTPWVLTGVRAFADWRRVLAAKWCGVRIPSAYRPVPKDANPWTRTFTMLRDPATWRDLLWLNVDMTAGYITAFLPAALLIYPLEGLAVAAGLWRVLPDGYWYGFVQVTGQASALGAGVLGLVLLFFAHFFNTRLLTVHFRLTRAVLAPNEGELAERVRVLTETRRDAVDTSAAELRRIERDLHDGAQARLVAMGMDLGTIEMLLDKDPEQARQLLAQARKSSVEALAELRDLVRGIHPPVLAERGLGDAVRALALRLPVPTEVTVELPGRADEPVESAAYFAISEVLTNAVKHADADRIYVDLHHTDGMLRTSVTDNGKGGAIIGAGSGLAGVERRLGTFDGVLAVSSPAGGPTMVTMEIPCALS; encoded by the coding sequence ATGGACATCGACACGAGCACGACGAATGATGCCGCGCGCTCTGGGGCGCGGGGCATGGGACTGGCGGCGGTGCGGGGGCTCGGGCTCTCGCTGGTGGTGTTGCCGGGGGCGATCCTCTGTTACGTGCTGGCCGTGGTGTCCATCGCGCTCATCCCGATCGGGGTCGGCATCGTCACCACGCCCTGGGTGCTCACCGGAGTGCGGGCCTTCGCGGACTGGCGGCGCGTTCTGGCGGCAAAGTGGTGCGGGGTGCGGATCCCGTCGGCGTACCGGCCGGTCCCGAAGGACGCCAATCCGTGGACCCGTACCTTCACGATGCTCCGGGACCCGGCGACCTGGCGGGACCTGCTGTGGCTGAACGTCGACATGACCGCGGGCTACATCACCGCGTTCCTGCCGGCCGCGCTGCTCATCTACCCCCTGGAGGGACTCGCCGTGGCGGCCGGGCTGTGGCGAGTGCTCCCCGACGGCTACTGGTACGGATTCGTACAGGTCACCGGGCAGGCCTCCGCACTCGGCGCGGGCGTACTGGGCCTCGTCCTCCTCTTCTTCGCCCACTTCTTCAACACGCGGCTGCTGACGGTCCACTTCCGGCTCACCCGGGCCGTCCTCGCCCCCAACGAGGGCGAACTCGCCGAGCGGGTCCGGGTTCTCACCGAGACCCGGCGTGACGCCGTCGACACCTCCGCCGCCGAACTGCGCCGCATCGAGCGCGATCTGCACGACGGGGCGCAGGCCCGGCTGGTCGCCATGGGCATGGACCTGGGCACGATCGAGATGCTGCTCGACAAGGACCCGGAGCAGGCCAGGCAACTCCTCGCGCAGGCCCGCAAGTCCTCCGTCGAGGCCCTCGCCGAACTGCGCGACCTGGTCCGCGGCATCCATCCGCCGGTGCTGGCCGAGCGCGGCCTCGGCGACGCCGTACGGGCTCTGGCGCTGCGGCTGCCGGTGCCGACCGAGGTGACGGTGGAGCTGCCCGGGCGGGCGGACGAACCCGTCGAGTCGGCGGCCTACTTCGCGATCAGCGAGGTGCTCACCAACGCGGTCAAGCACGCCGACGCCGACCGGATCTATGTCGACCTCCACCACACCGACGGCATGCTGCGGACCTCGGTCACCGACAACGGCAAGGGCGGCGCGATCATCGGCGCCGGTTCGGGTCTGGCCGGAGTGGAGCGCCGACTGGGTACATTCGACGGCGTCCTGGCCGTCAGCAGTCCCGCGGGCGGTCCCACCATGGTCACCATGGAGATCCCTTGCGCGTTGTCCTAG
- a CDS encoding arsenate reductase family protein has product MEIWINPACSKCRSAVKLLDDEGAEYTVRRYLEDVPSEDEIKAVLTRLGLEPWDITRTQEAVGKELGLKEWARDETSRDRWITALAEHPKLIQRPIITADDGTAVVARTDDAVRDALSR; this is encoded by the coding sequence ATGGAGATCTGGATCAACCCCGCCTGCTCGAAGTGCCGCAGCGCCGTGAAACTGCTCGACGACGAGGGCGCCGAATACACCGTCCGCCGCTACCTGGAGGACGTACCGAGCGAGGACGAGATCAAGGCCGTACTTACCCGTCTCGGTCTGGAACCCTGGGACATCACCCGCACCCAGGAGGCCGTCGGCAAGGAGCTGGGCCTCAAGGAGTGGGCGCGGGACGAGACTTCACGCGACCGCTGGATCACGGCACTGGCCGAGCATCCCAAGCTGATCCAGCGGCCGATCATCACGGCGGACGACGGCACGGCGGTCGTCGCCCGCACGGACGACGCCGTACGTGACGCCCTGTCCCGCTAG